One Sphaerisporangium krabiense DNA segment encodes these proteins:
- a CDS encoding ATP-binding protein, protein MTRSRKDIRFFSGERKGKRMMTGNLLGVTELIGTPESASRARAYVREKLGADHPALDDVTLLVSEVVTNAVVHSDSRNGGRITLALADFHGFIRVDVVDAGGGAIRRAHDDPFAERGRGLLLLETLAHRWNVHKTSTERTVWFDVTYESESTPADAPSGESETDSPLTRGAADIPPLPRPRDPADPL, encoded by the coding sequence GTGACGCGAAGTCGGAAAGACATCCGGTTTTTCTCCGGGGAGCGCAAAGGCAAGCGCATGATGACAGGAAATCTATTAGGCGTCACCGAACTGATCGGAACTCCCGAATCGGCATCCCGCGCGCGAGCGTACGTCAGGGAGAAACTCGGCGCCGATCATCCGGCGCTCGACGACGTGACCCTGCTGGTCTCCGAGGTGGTCACCAACGCGGTCGTCCATTCGGACTCCAGGAACGGCGGCAGGATCACCCTGGCACTCGCCGATTTCCACGGCTTCATCCGCGTGGACGTGGTGGACGCGGGCGGCGGGGCGATCCGGCGCGCCCACGACGACCCGTTCGCCGAGCGCGGCCGCGGACTACTGCTGCTGGAAACGCTCGCGCACCGCTGGAACGTCCACAAAACCAGCACCGAGCGAACCGTCTGGTTCGACGTGACTTATGAATCTGAAAGCACGCCGGCCGACGCTCCGTCAGGGGAAAGCGAGACGGACTCCCCTCTTACGAGGGGCGCCGCCGATATCCCTCCCCTTCCACGCCCACGCGACCCCGCCGATCCCTTATAA
- a CDS encoding helix-turn-helix domain-containing protein, translating into MSIGKEIDPHESPRALFAYELRRFRQSAELTQKQLGERIGFSDSMVNLVELAKRPPSQRFAELCDQALGLDGTMVRLYTATRWKHSPEHFRPWLEEEQEATGLWCWEPTLVPGLLQTEEYARRVFGASLGITGDEIEGRVVARMQRRAILNRPCPPAVGILMDEAVIRRPIGGAVVMTGQLRFLMEIAEHPQVTIQIVPYETDVHAGLTGGFIIAERNGTAYAGFAEAQPYGRTVDDQPTLNRLARVYDRIRAEALPFRQSLRLIEEVVNQSGS; encoded by the coding sequence TTGTCCATCGGTAAAGAGATAGACCCTCACGAATCCCCTCGCGCCCTGTTCGCCTACGAGCTGCGCCGCTTCCGGCAATCGGCGGAGCTCACGCAGAAACAGCTCGGCGAGCGCATAGGGTTCTCCGACTCCATGGTCAACCTGGTCGAACTGGCCAAGCGCCCCCCGTCCCAGCGCTTCGCCGAACTCTGCGACCAGGCCCTCGGCCTAGACGGCACCATGGTCCGCCTCTACACGGCCACCCGCTGGAAGCACTCCCCAGAACACTTCCGCCCATGGCTGGAGGAAGAACAGGAGGCCACGGGCCTGTGGTGCTGGGAGCCGACGCTCGTTCCCGGCCTGCTCCAGACAGAGGAGTATGCCCGCCGAGTGTTCGGCGCCTCTCTTGGAATCACGGGGGATGAGATCGAAGGCCGGGTCGTCGCTCGGATGCAGAGACGGGCGATACTCAACCGTCCCTGTCCGCCCGCCGTCGGTATTCTCATGGACGAGGCCGTGATCCGTCGCCCTATCGGCGGTGCCGTGGTCATGACCGGGCAACTCCGATTTCTGATGGAGATCGCCGAGCACCCACAGGTGACCATCCAGATCGTGCCTTACGAAACCGATGTCCACGCCGGACTCACAGGCGGCTTCATCATCGCCGAACGGAACGGCACAGCCTATGCCGGGTTCGCGGAAGCACAACCCTACGGGCGCACCGTGGACGACCAACCGACGCTCAACCGGTTGGCTCGCGTGTATGACAGGATCAGAGCCGAAGCCCTACCGTTCAGACAGTCTCTACGCCTCATAGAGGAAGTGGTGAACCAAAGTGGCTCTTGA
- a CDS encoding DUF397 domain-containing protein, which translates to MALDLRRAQWRKSTFSGPEDNCVEVASNLSGIRAVRDSKNPTGPALVFSSSAWTMFLTGITDGTLDV; encoded by the coding sequence GTGGCTCTTGATCTTCGGCGCGCGCAGTGGCGGAAAAGCACCTTCAGCGGTCCCGAGGACAACTGTGTCGAGGTGGCTTCTAACCTCTCCGGTATCCGTGCCGTCCGTGACAGCAAGAACCCCACCGGGCCTGCACTGGTCTTCTCCTCCAGTGCATGGACCATGTTCCTGACCGGCATCACAGACGGCACCTTGGACGTCTGA
- a CDS encoding DUF397 domain-containing protein, whose translation MNQVAFDLRNAQWRRSSFSGDEGGNCVEVASNLPGTRAVRDSKNPAGPALVVSSSAWTMFLTGITDGTLNV comes from the coding sequence GTGAACCAAGTGGCTTTTGATCTTCGTAACGCGCAATGGCGGAGGAGTAGCTTCAGCGGGGACGAGGGAGGCAACTGCGTCGAAGTGGCCTCCAATCTCCCCGGTACCCGCGCCGTACGCGACAGCAAGAACCCTGCCGGCCCTGCACTGGTCGTCTCCTCCAGCGCATGGACCATGTTCCTGACCGGCATCACAGACGGCACCCTGAACGTCTGA